The Ornithinibacillus sp. 4-3 region CATCATTAAGTCAGGATGAGTATATGTGGCGTTCCCCTAATAGTGGACTGTATATTCAAGAAGTAGATGGAAATTGGTATGCTGACTTACCTGAATCTGAAGCTTATGATATTGGTACACCAAGTATTGCTTGGACATTGTGGCATATAACATTTTGGTGGGAAATGGTTTTTAATCATTCGTTTGGTGATGGCACTCTAACCAAAGAGGATATAAATGTTAATAAAAATGTAGAATCAGTCAAGTCAACTATCAACTCTCTGATAGAGAGATGGGAAAAGACATTATCAAACGTAACAGAAGAAGATTTAAATAGTAAACATTACAGTAAATTCCCGTTTAATAATGAGGTGGAATTTCATAAATTAGCCTCTTGGCTAAATCTCGAATTAATGAAAAATGCTTCTGAAATTGGTTATGTTAGATTCGAATATGCATCATCATTTGATAGATAGAAAAGTGCACTTAGTAGCATGATATACACTCAAAAATTTTAGGATAAATAACTCAAGTGGAAATTGATCAAACTTTTTTATAAAAATTCTCCGGAACGAAATATTTTGAGAGCCTGTTTTAATCAATTTTTTTCAAAAGCAGACTCTCATCTTTTTATTAAATCAGGCTTTATCGCCCCATTTCGATCGGACTTTATTTTAAACCAACACCCTATAAAAAATTAACGTTAAAACCCGAATCTCCAGTGGAAATATTCTTGGAAGACCTTCGGGTTTTTTACGCCCAAATTGGTTAGAAAATCCAAAATTACTACCGCTTTATGCCTCCTATTTTTTCAATGGGTATATAATAGGGAGCACGTAATTTTTATGATATAATTCAATAAAAAATCAATCGTTTTATCCTAGCTTAATCCTGATCTATGCTATGCCTTGCTATTTTGCCAGAAACCTTTATTTTAACTGAAGCTGTGGAACGTGGGTTTGTCGTGATTGAATTATGAGATTTTTCTTTTGGTTATACGTAAGTAGAAAAGGGAATTAAGTTTATTTCTTACATAATTTACAAGATAAGAAGACATACAAAGAGAATTAGGGATGAAACTTAGGATGCCTTTATTTTTTTAAATCAATAAAGTTTTTGGAAATGAGATATTAATTATAAAAGTTAACGGAGGTCTACTATGGAGAACAAACAGTGTGACATAATACAGACAAAAGATGTTAAGGAAAAGAAACTAGAAGTGATTGACGGATTCACGATAAAGTATCATGCAAACGGTAAAACGATATGGTCAAAGGGGAAAATGATTGGAGATCAGACAGAAGGCTATTGGGAATGGTATCGTGCAAATGGAACTATAAAACGTTCAGGATATTTTGAAAATGGCGAGCCTGTTGGCGAGTGGATTACTTATGATAGCAAAGGTGAAAAATACAAAACAACTAATCGCGACAAGTAACAACTAATTGGATAGCTTCACTGTTATGTCTATAATAAATTAATGTTCCTTAAATAAAATTAATGTTAAAATCCGAAGGCCTTTCCGGTTATTTCCACCGGAGCTTCGGGTTTTTTTACGCCCAAATTTGGTAGGAAATCCAGTTGGCAGAGACATAATTTTCGTATCAAAATTTAGCAATATAGTATAAAAGTATGGGAGAGAAGCGATTAGTGTAGGATTTTTTTAATTGGGTATAGTAAATTATGGACATCATAGTGAAAGATGAAAACATGAAATGCTAGTATGTGACTTTGAGTTTGACGATTATCTGGCAGCTATTTTAAACAGAACTACTGTTTAGTGAAGACTGGTAGACGGGAAAGAAATATTTTTCTATCACTCTCAACTTACATTAACCTGAATTATTCATAGAAAATCGATAATAAACTGTTATCGCCTGTTTAATCAGCTTTTTTGCTAAAGATCTACTCATCTAAAAAGTGAAAAAAGAATCCATTTCTGCTAAGGTTAAAGCGCGAACAAATAACCAACAGAAAGGATTCTTATAATGGCTACTTTATCGCAATTAACGCTTGATTTCAATCACCAGATTAAATTGTCAAATAATGGAGGTTCCCTTTCTTCCGATACAGGTGAATTCCTCTTTAGAGAATTCGATGAAAGGATCGGTTTTTCAAAAACATTAGCGCAACATCTCCATTTGAAAGACGAGAGACTTTACTATGTTCATTCAAACGAAAATTTGCTCCGTCAAAAGATCTATCAAATCATTGCTGGATATTCTGAAGATGATGCTGCTGACCAATTGACAAAAGATCCTGTGTTTACTCAAGTGATTGGAACGGATGCGCTAGCTTCTCAACCAAGTTTATCCCGTTTTTTCAAACGGTTTGATCATCAATCGGTCGAACAATTAAATCAGGCCAACCAAGAACTTATGGACAAAATGCATCAATTCAGAGATTCAAAGGCACTTATCTTTGATTTGGATTCTACTCATTCAGATACCTATGGTAATCAAGAATCTGCGGCTTATAATGCCCATTATGGAACAATCGGTTTCCACCCACTGGTTGCTTTCGATGGGGTAACTGGTGACTTTATCAAAGCGAAGCTGCGTCCTGGAAATGTCTATACGTCAAATGGTGTGGTGGATTTTATTCAGCCACTTCTTGAACATTACAATGAAAAATTCCCAGAGACGACACCATTTGTTCGTGGTGACAGTGGTTTTGCAGTTCCAGCACTATATGATCTGTGTGAAAAAGAGTCCGTTTATTATGTGATCCGGCTCAAATCAAATGCGAACCTGCAACGATTGGCGGATGAACTCTATCCTTCATCTGTACCTTCTGATGTTACGAAGACGGAATGTTATTATGAAGAAACTGTTTATCAAGCAAAATCATGGTCAAAACCTAGAAAAGTGATTATAAAGTCCGTACGCCCTGCAGGTGAATTATTTTTTAACCATTCGTTCATGGTGACTAATTTAGTAGATGCCTTTTCTCCAAAGGATATCGTCCTTGCTTACCAAAAAAGAGGCACAATGGAGAACTACATCAAGGAAGCGAAGAATGGTTTTGGCCTAGATAAAATGAATAGCCATTCTTTCCAAGTAAACGAAGTAAGAATGATGTTGAGTTTACTCGCCTATAACTTAACCAACTGGTTGCGTACGCTTTGTTTTCCAAAAGAACAAAAAAAGATGCAAATAGAAACCATACGAACACGGATCATTAAAGTTGCCAGTAAATTAGTAAAATCAGGGCGATCCCTTTACTTTAAATTATCATCGAGTTTTGTTTACCAAAAATTCTTTTGGACAGTACTTCAGCGAATTCAGAACCTGAAACTGGAGTAAATCCATCAAGTAATGATCTTTTTAAAAATGTAATGTCAGATCAAGGGGGCAGTCTGCCCAAAAGCAGGCTATTTGCAATGGTTCATTTTAAAATCAAAACTAAGGATGCGAAATTACCATGATTTTTTAGTGGGAAGAGAAAATATTTGATATTGTCTTTATTCATGAGTTGATTTTAAAAGTGTGAATAATTCAGGATTAAATTTAAAAGGAGATGAGCTTTTGACTGTTGATAATAACGCTTTTATTCTAAATGATGGTTCAGTACTTCCACATATGGGATTAGGTACGGTCGGTATTGGAGGTGAGCGGGGTACATTAGAAATTTTAAGCGCCCTAAACCTAGGCTACCGTTTAATCGATACTTCAACAAACTATAACAATGAAGGTATTGTTGGTGAAGCTGTGCGTCGATCTGCACTCTCTAGAGAAGAAATTTTAATTAGTGACAAATTGCCCGGCTCTCACCATGAATACGATAAGGCGTTTATCTTTATTCAAGAATCTTTACGTCGCATGGGACTTAAATATTTTGACAAGTATTTAATTCATTGGCCGAATCCTAAAGACGGTAAATATGTAGAAGCTTGGAAGGCTTTAGTAGATGCTCAAAAACAAGGATTAATCAGAACTATCGGAGTTTCAAACTTTGAACCGGAACATCTTGATGATATTATCGCGGAAACAGGTGTGACTCCTGCTACAAACCAGGTGGAGCGCCATCCGTATTTTAATAATAACCGTATGGTTGAAGAAAATGAAAAACGGGGTATTCTTACCGAAGCCTGGAGCCCTTTTGGTCGAGGGTATTTGAATGATGTGCTACAAAATGCCACAATTAAAGAAATTGCGGATAAATACGATAAAACTCCGGCACAAATTATTTTAAACTGGAATTATCAGGCTGGCGTATTTGCTATTCCAAAATCGAGTAATCCAATGCATCAAAAAGATAATATCAATAGTACCAACTTTAAATTAGCTCCTGAGGATATTGAAACAATTGATTCATTGGATAAAGGGGAAGCTGGACGTGTAGAAGACCAGAATCCTAACGAATATCACGAATATGTGTAGCGAGGACACTATATGAGTTAGATATTCTTGAGCGATAGATAAAAGGCAGATCTGTTTTAAGCAGACCTGTCTTTTATTTTAAAAATGTACCGTTAACGTGCTTGTGTAAGAAAGATTAATTTAACTTTATCTTAACATAAAAAACACTGAAGCTATTTTTTAGGAGAGAGTGAAGCTGATATTCTGCTAATACATACAATCGGAGTCCAATGGTTGCCAAATCATCAGATGCTAGAGTTTAGTTTTCAACCAGATCAAATATTTAGTAGTGTAGGCGATTTCATACAATACCTACAAACTATAGATATGAACTACAGGTCTTTTACCTTTTAGACGTATTGAAAGCTGTTTGCTCTTCCTGTTATTGGGGAACCATATTGACATGCTATTTTAAATGGAGGAATTTAACATGGGAAAAACAATTTTCATTACTGGTGCAGGAACCGGACTTGGCAGAGGTGCAGCAATTGGTCTCGCCAAAAATGGTCATCGTGTGATTGCGGCTACAGAGCTGACTTCTCAAAAAACCGACCTCTTGCGGGAAGCAAATGACAAGAAACTGGATATAGAGGTGATTAAAGTCGATATAACGAACCCTATAGATCTGGGACAGATTGGGAAATATGACTTTGACATATTTGTTGCAAATGCTGCCGTTAATGAAAGAGGACCACTCGGGGAGGTGCCGATGGAACGATTTCGGGCACTTTTTGAGGTAAATGTTTTTGCAACGTTGGAAACAGTACAGATAGCTGCACGAAAGATGGTTGAAAAGGGGAGCGGGAAAATCGTTATCATGAGCTCAAGATCTGGAGTTATCGCATCTCCAACAAGCGGCCCTTATGAGGCTACAAAGCATGCGATTGAAGCGATTGCCCGTACCTTGCAGATGGAACTGAAAGGATATGGAGTAAAAGTTGCCACCATTAACCCTGGTTCCTTCAAGACAGGTTTTAATGATCGTTCGGCTGAGGAGCTATGGAAATGGTACGATGAAGAGGAAAATTTTACGAAAAAAAAGGATATAAAAAAGGCGGAAGAAGGGTTAAAGAACCAGTTTGATCCTAAAGATATGATTGCGAAAATGGTTGAAATCATTCCAGCTGACCATCATAAATTCCGTACCGTCTATCCTCAGCAAACGGAAAAAGAGATGAAGCAAGAAGAACAGAAGTGGTGGGATGTGGAAATTTAAGGGAGAAGCTATAGGAAAGAGAAAACTTTGACTTTATTTGATCCCCTTTCAAAATATAAAACAATATCAAAGCTCTATCTTTCCTCCCGCACTTAGTTTATATTTGCGAGCTTTTTTAATCAATAACCATAGCAGGAAGAACAGTCCCAGGTAACCGGATAACGGATACAGTACTGACAGTAATTTTCCATAGCCCACTTGACCTATCAAAAAGATGACAAACAGGATTATCAAGACAGCATGCTGATAAATGGGCTATTCAAAACAGAATCCGATTATTACTAAGGTTGCAGAGGGTCTGAAACTTAAAAACCAACACTGGAAAGCAAGTAGATATGCAGTATACGACGATATTAGGAATACTGCCTTGTTGTAAAAAGCTGGTGTATCCATGTCTGCAGCAGCCATTAAAAAGGCAAATCAATATTTACTTAATCGACAACAGATGAAATATGGCGATTGGAGTATCCATAAACCTTGTGGATGGAATTTCTCCAATACCAATAAGTTTAATTCCAATCTGGATAATACAACTGTTGCGTTAAGGTCTATTCATTCTTTTGCCCGTAAAGATCCCGTCTATCGTCAAGCATGGGATCGTGGGATTCATTGGCCGGTTTCCATGCAGAATGATGATGGTAGCTGGCCTGTTTTTGGGAAAAATGTAGATAATACGTTGCTTAATTATAATGTTAATTTTAGACCATAAGTAAACCGGCCATGGTAAAAGGCGGTTTACTTAGTAGAATCAGCAGTATAACTTTAAATGATTAAAACTTCCGTTTATGAAAAGGGATACCCTCGCCATCTTCACAATATGATTTGAGACTATAAAGGAAAATAGCCCAGTTGTAGTTACAGGAGCGATAAAATGGTGTTACTTCTTTCCAGTCCATATGACGCAAAGTGATAAAAGATTTTCCGTTCTTCTCTTGAATATCAAAGGAAATAATCGTACCAATCCATTCTGGGTCTGAATCTATACACTGCCAAACGACTTTTTTATTAGTGATCAATTCCTCTATTTTCATCTTAGTTATATCATTGCTACCAAATCGAAATTCATTAATAAAGCCAACCTGATTATTAACAACGAGTTCATTCGTCCATATT contains the following coding sequences:
- a CDS encoding DinB family protein translates to MTNTDTALRDNIRFQFSISRQLLEYHLSSLSQDEYMWRSPNSGLYIQEVDGNWYADLPESEAYDIGTPSIAWTLWHITFWWEMVFNHSFGDGTLTKEDINVNKNVESVKSTINSLIERWEKTLSNVTEEDLNSKHYSKFPFNNEVEFHKLASWLNLELMKNASEIGYVRFEYASSFDR
- a CDS encoding IS1380 family transposase — its product is MATLSQLTLDFNHQIKLSNNGGSLSSDTGEFLFREFDERIGFSKTLAQHLHLKDERLYYVHSNENLLRQKIYQIIAGYSEDDAADQLTKDPVFTQVIGTDALASQPSLSRFFKRFDHQSVEQLNQANQELMDKMHQFRDSKALIFDLDSTHSDTYGNQESAAYNAHYGTIGFHPLVAFDGVTGDFIKAKLRPGNVYTSNGVVDFIQPLLEHYNEKFPETTPFVRGDSGFAVPALYDLCEKESVYYVIRLKSNANLQRLADELYPSSVPSDVTKTECYYEETVYQAKSWSKPRKVIIKSVRPAGELFFNHSFMVTNLVDAFSPKDIVLAYQKRGTMENYIKEAKNGFGLDKMNSHSFQVNEVRMMLSLLAYNLTNWLRTLCFPKEQKKMQIETIRTRIIKVASKLVKSGRSLYFKLSSSFVYQKFFWTVLQRIQNLKLE
- a CDS encoding aldo/keto reductase, producing the protein MTVDNNAFILNDGSVLPHMGLGTVGIGGERGTLEILSALNLGYRLIDTSTNYNNEGIVGEAVRRSALSREEILISDKLPGSHHEYDKAFIFIQESLRRMGLKYFDKYLIHWPNPKDGKYVEAWKALVDAQKQGLIRTIGVSNFEPEHLDDIIAETGVTPATNQVERHPYFNNNRMVEENEKRGILTEAWSPFGRGYLNDVLQNATIKEIADKYDKTPAQIILNWNYQAGVFAIPKSSNPMHQKDNINSTNFKLAPEDIETIDSLDKGEAGRVEDQNPNEYHEYV
- a CDS encoding SRPBCC domain-containing protein, giving the protein MANIEHLQTVHVPASKVYETLTTAKGLAEIWTNELVVNNQVGFINEFRFGSNDITKMKIEELITNKKVVWQCIDSDPEWIGTIISFDIQEKNGKSFITLRHMDWKEVTPFYRSCNYNWAIFLYSLKSYCEDGEGIPFHKRKF
- a CDS encoding SDR family oxidoreductase; the protein is MGKTIFITGAGTGLGRGAAIGLAKNGHRVIAATELTSQKTDLLREANDKKLDIEVIKVDITNPIDLGQIGKYDFDIFVANAAVNERGPLGEVPMERFRALFEVNVFATLETVQIAARKMVEKGSGKIVIMSSRSGVIASPTSGPYEATKHAIEAIARTLQMELKGYGVKVATINPGSFKTGFNDRSAEELWKWYDEEENFTKKKDIKKAEEGLKNQFDPKDMIAKMVEIIPADHHKFRTVYPQQTEKEMKQEEQKWWDVEI